The following proteins are co-located in the Betta splendens chromosome 9, fBetSpl5.4, whole genome shotgun sequence genome:
- the ccnh gene encoding cyclin-H, whose product MFHNSSQRKYWIFRSEEELEQMRRKANQKFRNKLLESGKSGVRESMFLERHEEDMLFRYYERRLLDLCNAFKPAMPKSVVGTAIMYFRRFYLNNSIMEYHPRIIMLTCAYLSCKVDEFNVSSAQFVGNLLQETPAGQERVLEQILEYELLLIQQLNFHLVVHNPYRPMEGLLIDLKTRYPALESPESLRKNVDDFLTQAAMTDAGLLFPPSQIALTAILNSASRAGLSMESYLTESLSLKEDKETLLKMYDSMRRMKALLNQYELPKAEEVNVYKQKLERIHAEFTTSSTKRKRGYEEDGHVAKEPRLAEEEWTDEDLL is encoded by the exons ATGTTCCACAACAGCTCTCAGAGGAAATACTGGATTTTCAGAAGCGAAGAGGAACTGGAGCAAATGAGACGTAAAGCCAACCAGAAATTCCGCAACAAGTTACTAGAAAGTGGGAAG TCTGGAGTACGTGAATCCATGTTCCTGGAGCGTCATGAGGAAGACATGCTGTTCAGATACTACGAGAGGAGGCTTTTGGATTTGTGCAACGCCTTTAAGCCTGCTATGCCGAAGTCTGTGGTG GGCACAGCCATCATGTACTTCCGAAGATTCTACCTCAACAATTCCATTATGGAGTATCACCCCAGGATCATCAT GCTGACATGTGCGTACCTGTCCTGTAAAGTAGATGAGTTCAATGTGTCCAGCGCCCAGTTTGTAGGCAACCTTCTGCAGGAGACCCCGGCAGGACAGGAAAGGGTTCTGGAGCAAATTCTAGAatatgagctgctgctcatccaACAGCTTAATTTCCATCTGGTGGTGCACAACCCCTACAGACCCATGGAAGGCCTGCTCATTGACCTCAAG ACACGATACCCTGCGCTGGAAAGCCCAGAGTCACTGAGGAAGAACGTAGATGACTTTTTGACACAGGCAGCCATGACAGATGCAGGGCTGCTGTTTCCCCCTTCACAAATCGCACTGACGGCTATTCTGAACAGCGCTTCGAGGGCTGGTCTTAGCATGGAGAG CTACCTGACTGAATCCCTGTCACTGAAGGAGGATAAAGAGACCCTCTTAAAGATGTATGACTCTATGAGGC GCATGAAGGCTCTCCTGAATCAGTATGAGCTTCCCAAAGCAGAGGAGGTGAATGTCTACAAACAGAAGCTGGAAAGGATTCATGCCGAGTTTACCACTTCAAGCAC